One Sus scrofa isolate TJ Tabasco breed Duroc chromosome 10, Sscrofa11.1, whole genome shotgun sequence genomic window carries:
- the HHIPL2 gene encoding HHIP-like protein 2 codes for MDHGCHRQHHTLGPAAGHPAAQQSGRASCQLLFEGPGGDRDTFQRFRKRQLPGPQGRGSETTSANPVRGGRRRRKETRAGAEGAPRRAGARPERAQRSRAPTMLAAPSRARSPQAPWLLSASRILCLCLAVVLGWAGLLQGHPQCLDYGPPFQPLLPLEFCSDYDNFGCCDQRKDRRIAARYWDIMEYFDLKGHELCGGYIKDILCQECSPYAAHLYDAENPRTPLRNLPGLCSDYCSAFHSNCHSAISLLTSDRRLQQSHQKDGARFCHLLNLPDQDYCFPNVLRSNHLTGKLGVVAEDPRGCLQLCLAEVANGLRNPVSMVHAGDGTHRLFVAEQVGVVWVFLPDGSRLEQPFLDLKSIVLSSPWIGDERGFLGLAFHPQFRRNRKFYIYYSCLGKKRAEKIRISEMKVSRADPNKADPKSERVILEIEEPASNHNGGQLLFGLDGYMYIFTGDGGQAGDPFGKFGNAQNKSSLLGKVLRIDVNGAGSGGQRYRVPRDNPFVSEPGAHPAIYAYGIRNMWRCAVDRGDPVTRKGRGRMFCGDVGQNRFEEIDIIVKGGNYGWRAKEGFECYDKTLCHNSSLDDILPIYAYGHAVGKSVTGGHVYRGCESPNLNGLYIFGDFMSGRLMALQEDRRTKKWKKRDICLSNTESCAFPGLISTYSKFIISFAEDEAGELYFLATSYPSAYAARGSIYKFVDPSRRAPPGKCTYKPVPVKIKSKRIPFRPLAKTVLDLLKEQAEEAARKSSNATVTSRPDRASSRKGPSKKPASPTSSRKPFPRPGAKKRVWSPGPQGRRKQSPKTPPGRGAQRQRAGRSLPLMLPSRWWVRG; via the exons ATGGACCACGGCTGCCACCGACAGCATCACACCCTTGGCCCCGCAGCCGGGCACCCAGCGGCTCAGCAGTCAGGGCGGGCTTCCTGCCAGCTTCTTTTCGAGGGCCCTGGAGGGGACAGGGACACCTTTCAGCGCTTTCGCAAGAGACAGCTCCCCGGCCCCCAGGGACGTGGCTCAGAAACCACCTCCGCGAACCCGGTGAGAGGAGGgcggagaagaaggaaggagacacGAGCAGGGGCGGAGGGAGCCCCGCGCAGAGCCGGAGCCCGACCCGAGAGAGCGCAGCGCTCGCGCGCCCCCACGATGCTCGCCGCTCCCAGCCGTGCGCGGAGTCCGCAGGCCCCCTGGCTCCTGAGCGCTTCTCGaattctctgcctctgcctcgcAGTCGTGCTGGGCTGGGCGGGCTTGCTCCAGGGACACCCCCAGTGTCTGGATTACGGGCCCCCCttccagcccctcctgcccctggaGTTTTGCTCTGACTATGACAACTTCGGCTGCTGTGACCAGCGCAAGGACCGCCGCATCGCTGCCCGGTACTGGGACATCATGGAATACTTCGACCTAAAGGGCCACGAGCTGTGCGGAGGCTACATTAAGGACATCCTTTGCCAG gAGTGCTCGCCCTACGCCGCGCACCTGTACGATGCTGAGAACCCGCGGACGCCGCTCCGGAACCTTCCCGGGCTCTGCTCTGACTACTGCTCTGCCTTCCACTCCAACTGCCACTCTGCCATCTCCCTGCTGACCAGCGACCGCCGCCTCCAGCAGTCCCATCAGAAGGATGGTGCCCGCTTCTGCCACCTCCTCAATCTCCCGGACCAGGACTACTGCTTCCCCAACGTCCTGAGGAGCAACCATCTCACCGGCAAGCTGGGGGTGGTGGCCGAGGACCCTCGGGGCTGCCTGCAGCTCTGCCTGGCCGAGGTGGCCAACGGGCTGAGGAACCCGGTCTCCATGGTCCATGCGGGGGACGGCACCCACCGCCTCTTCGTGGCCGAGCAGGTGGGGGTGGTGTGGGTCTTTCTGCCCGACGGGAGTCGCCTGGAACAGCCCTTCTTGGACCTCAAGAGCATCGTGCTGAGCTCTCCGTGGATTGGGGATGAGAGGGGCTTCCTGGGGTTGGCTTTTCATCCTCAGTTCCGCCGCAACCGCAAGTTCTACATTTATTATTCATGCCTGGGCAAGAAGAGGGCAGAGAAGATCCGGATTAGTGAGATGAAGGTGTCCCGGGCTGATCCCAACAAAGCTGATCCCAAATCAGAGAG ggTCATCTTGGAGATAGAAGAACCAGCCTCCAATCATAACGGGGGACAGCTGCTTTTTGGCCTGGATGGCTATATGTACATATTCACTGGGGATGGAGGGCAGGCTGGGGACCCCTTCGGCAAGTTTGGAAATGCTCAGAACAA AAGCTCCCTGCTGGGAAAAGTGTTAAGGATTGATGTGAACGGAGCAGGCTCAGGGGGCCAGCGCtaccgagtcccccgggacaatCCGTTTGTCTCTGAGCCAGGGGCCCATCCTGCCATCTACGCCTACGGGATCAGAAACATGTGGCGCTGTGCCGTGGACCGAGGGGACCCCGTCACACGCAAGGGCCGAGGACGGATGTTCTGCGGGGACGTGGGACAGAACAGGTTTGAAGAAATTGACATCATTGTTAAAGGCGGAAACTACGGCTGGAGGGCGAAGGAAGGGTTCGAATGTTATGACAAGACGCTTTGTCACAACTCCTCCTTGG ATGACATTCTGCCCATCTATGCCTATGGCCACGCGGTGGGGAAGTCAGTTACCGGAGGGCACGTGTACCGAGGCTGTGAATCCCCAAATCTCAATGGGCTCTACATCTTCGGAGACTTCATGAGCGG tCGGCTTATGGCTTTGCAGGAAGATAGAAgaaccaagaaatggaagaaacgGGACATTTGCCTGAGCAACACTGAGTCCTGTGCCTTCCCAGGGCTGATCAGCACATACAGCAAGTTTATCATCTCCTTTGCTGAAGACGAAGCAG GGGAGCTCTACTTCCTGGCCACCTCTTACCCAAGTGCCTACGCAGCGCGCGGATCCATTTACAAATTCGTCGACCCATCCAG GCGAGCACCTCCGGGAAAGTGCACATACAAGCCGGTGCCGGTGAAAATCAAGAGTAAGCGGATCCCATTCAGGCCACTAGCCA AGACGGTCTTGGACTTGCTAAAGGAGCAAGCTGAAGAAGCTGCTAGAAAATCATCCAACGCAACTGTAACTTCCAGGCCAGACCGGGCCTCCTCTCGGAAAGGCCCCTCCAAGAAGCCAGCTTCCCCCACAAGCAGCAGGAAGCCGTTTCCTCGGCCTGGGGCAAAGAAGCGAGTGTggtccccaggcccccaggggaggaggaagcagagcccCAAGACCCCCCCAGGCAGAGGGGCACAGCGGCAGCGAGCTGGCAGGAGCCTCCCTCTGATGCTTCCGTCAAGGTGGTGGGTCAGGGGATGA